Within Microbacterium oryzae, the genomic segment AGATCCCCGTACACCTCGTCGGTGGAGATGTGATGGAACCGGCGGTCGTGACGACGCGCGGCCTCCAGCAGCGTGTACGTGCCGATGATGTTCGTGTCCAGGAACGGGCGCGGGTCGTTCAGCGAGTTGTCGTTGTGGGACTCCGCGGCGTAGTGCACCACCTGATCCACCCGCCCGAACAGCTCATCCACCAGGGCGGCGTCGGCGATGTCGCCCACCACCAGCTCCACGCGGTCCTCCGGCAGCCCCGCGAGAGACGCCCGGTTGCCGGCGTAGGTGAGCTTGTCCAGCACCACCACCCGGTGATCGGTGTGCGCGATGACGTGGTGGACGAAGTTCGACCCGATGAAACCGGCGCCGCCGGTCACCAGAAGCGTGCTCACGATCACTTCCCCCGTTCCAGGACCTCGAGGAGGTACGTCCCGTACCCCGACTTCACGAGCTTCTCCGCCCGCTCCCGCAGCTCGTCATCCGACAAGAACCCCTGCCGCCATCCGATCTCCTCCGGGCACCCGATCTTCAAGCCCGTCCGCCGCTCGATCGTGCGCACGTAGTCCGCCGCGTCGGTCATCTGGTCGAACGTCCCCGTGTCGAGCCACGCCGTCCCGCGCGGCAGCACCTCGACCTGCAGCTTCCCGCGCTCGAGGTAGGCCGCGTTCACATCCGTGATCTCCAGCTCCCCGCGGGGCGAGGGCTTCAGGTTCCGGGCGATCTCCACCACATCGTTGTCGTAGAAGTACAGCCCCGGGATGGCGTAGTTCGACTTCGGATCCGCGGGCTTCTCCTCCAGCGACACCGCCCGGCCGTCACGATCGAACTCCACCACGCCGTACGCGGAGGGCTCCGCGACCCAGTACGCGAACACCGCTCCGCCGTCGACGTCCTCGTACCGCTTCAGCTGCGTGCCCAGCCCCGGCCCGTACAGCAGGTTGTCGCCCAGGACCAGCGCGACGCTGTCGTCGCCGATGAAATCCGCGCCGATCGTAAACGCCTGCGCCAGGCCATCCGGCGACGGCTGCACCGCGAACGTGATCTGCACGCCGAACTGCGACCCGTCGCCCAGCAGCCGCTCGAACGACGCCGCATCATGCGGGGTCGTGATCACGAGGATCTCCCGCACCCCCGCCAGCATCAACGTCGACAGGGGGTAGTACACCATCGGCTTGTCGTACACCGGAACCAGCTGCTTCGACGTGCCCAACGTCACCGGATGCAGCCGCGTACCCGAGCCGCCCGCGAGAATGATGCCCTTCACACAGCCCATCGTGGCACAGCGGACGCCCGGATCCGCGCGCGGGGCGCGCGCGGCCGTGCGGTTTACCATCGTCTCTGGCCCGTCGCGCGGCGGCGGAGCGAGCAGCGGAGGACTTATGACGGCGGACGGCGGCACCACGACGCATCGGGCGCACCGGGTGGGATGGCCGCTGCTGGCGGTCGTCGTGACCCTCGCTCTGGCGGCGTCGCGGCTCCTCGTGACGCCGCGCTTCTACTTCTCCGACGACACCGAGCGCGGGTCGGCCGGGCAGTGGTGGCAGCTCGGAGACCAGCTGCTGCAGGGGAAGCTGCCCATGCTCGACCCGTCGGCCTGGCAGGCGGGCAACTACTGGGCGGAGGGGCAGTGGGGTCTCCTCAACCCGATGACGTGGCTCATCGCGATCACCGCGCGCCTGAGCGAGAGCCCCGTGCTGCACGCCACCGTGGTGAAGCTCGTCTTCCTCGCGGTGCTCGCGCTGGGCGTGCACCTGCTCGCGCGCCAGTTCGGAGCGCACCGGCCATGGGCCGCCCTCGCCGGCGTGCTCGTGCCGGCATCGGGCTTCGTCGTCTACATGGACGCCGCGTCGTGGTCGACCGATCTCATCAACGTCGCGCTCTTCCCGTGGGTGTGGTGGGCGCTGCGGCGCACCGTCGAGCACCGCCGCTCGCCGCTGCCGTATCTGGCCGCGAGCTACCTGCTCGTCACCGTCGGCTACGTCTTCGGCGTGATGATGCTCGTGGTCGTCCTCGTGGAGTCCCTCGTGCGGCACGCGGTCCGCCGAGACCCGGCACGCGTCATCCGCACCCTGCTCGCGTCGGCGTGGGGAGCCCTCCTCACGATCGTCGTCTACCTGCCCGCGGTGCTGACGGCGCCCGTCACCGAGCGCGGCAACGCGCCGTTCGAGAACCTCGGGTTCCTCAACGCCGACCTGACCGACCTCGCCGCGTCGGGCAACCCCTGGGTGAGCGCGACCATCCGCGCGTGGGGAGGCGACATCACGGAGGGGCCGCTCGTCTACATCGCGTGGGTGCTCCTGCTCCTGCCGTTCGCCCTGCCGCTCGCGCGGTCGGCCGTGCGGCGCGCCATCCCGCTGTTCGTCCTGGGCGGCGTCGTGCTGGCGCTCGTCCTCGGCCCGAGCCACATGGGCCCCATCCGGTGGCCGCTGCGGCTCATCCCGTACCTCGCGATCGTGCTCGTCGTGCTCTTCGTCGTGGGCATCTCGCGGCGCTTCCCCGCGGGCGCCACGCGCCGGGCGTTCTGGCTCTCCGCGCTCGTCATCGGCGTCACGTCGCTGCTGACCTGGGGAAACGGCCCGTACGCGTGGAAGGCGGTGCTCGCGGCCGCCGTCGTGTCCTTCGCCGCCCTCGTCCTGCTGCGGTGGGCGGCGCGCTCGCCCCGCGTGCGGCGTCGATCGGCGGTCGCCGCGCTCGGAGCGATGGCGATCACCGCCGTGTTCACGGCGGGGCAGCTGCCCCTGCTGCCGACCTCGCCGCTGCCGAGTCGCGCCGCCCCCGACAGCGCGACGGCGCTGCAGTCCGTGCTCCCCGACGAGCACGGCGACGCGATCGTCGTGGGCGACGCCGAGGACGGCTGGCAGGATGGCCGGAGCTGGCGGGAGCGCCTCCTCGCGAACCTCTGGTACTTCAGCCCGACCGACGTCAGCAGCCTCTACACGGTGCTGCCGTTCGAGGCGTTCGGCGACGACCTCTGCATCGACCTGCGCGGGGAGACCTGCGAGGACGCGCTGGAGACGCTGTGGTCGGTCGACGACGAGACCGGCGAGCGGGTGTCCGACCTCATGAGCGTGAGCACCGTCGTCGCGATGAAGGACACGTACCCGCGCGAGCCCGCGGCGCCGGAGGGCTGGCACCTCGCCGCCGATGGCGAGTACACATGGCTCTTCGAGCGCGACGAGGAGCTGCCAGCGGCGGGCGGGGTGACCTGGACCGCACCCGACACCCGCGTGGAGGTGACCGCCGAGAGCGACACCGCCGTGACCTTCGCCGTCGACCAGGCGGGGGAGGACGGGCGCGTGGTGCTCAGCCGCCTGCCGTACCCGGGGTACCGCGTGACGGGAGCGGAGGCGACCGAGCCGCTGCGCGGCTGGCTGCTCACGATCGACGTCTCCGACGTCGCGCCGGGCGACACCGTGACCGTGTCGTTCCGCCCGCCGGCCTGGCCGCTCCTCCTCGGCGCGTACGGGCTCGCGCTGCTCATCGGCGCGGGCTGGCTGATCGGCCGCGGCGTGCTGCGCCGACGCGGCGTGCTGCGTCGGCGTGCGGCTCAGCGCTCGGGCGGACCCGTCTCGGCGACCGCGAAGGCGTAGAGCGGGCGGCCCTGCACTTCGACGTAGATGCGTCCGAGGTAGCTGCCGAGGACCCCGAGCATGAGCATCTGGATCCCGCCGAGGAGGAACATCCCCGCGGCGAGGTACGTCCATCCCTCGATGACGGAGCCGGGGCTCACCAGCCGGGCGACGACGAGGTAGATCGTCCACAGCAGCGCGATGATCGCCATCGTGCCGCCGACGCGGCTGATGAGCTTGAGCGGCGCGGTCGAGAAGCCGAAGATGCCGTCGCCGGCGAGCTTCAGCATCTTCCGCAGCGGGTATCCCGTCTCGCCCGCGTGCCGGGCATCGCGGTCGAAGAGCACGGCCTCCTGGCGGAAGCCGATGGAGGCGACGAGGCCGCGGATGAACCGGTTGTGCTCGGGGTGCTTGCGCAGCTCCGCCACCACGCGGCGGTCCATGAGGCGGAAGTCCCCGGTGTCGCGGGGGATGTCGACGTTCGCGAGGTGGCTGAGCAGCCAGTAGAAGCCATGCGCGGTCGTGCGCTTGAAGAGGCCGTCGTCGCGTGTGCGGCGCTGCGCGTAGGCGACGTCGACGCCGTCCTCCCAGCGCGCGACGAGCTCGAGGCTCACCTCCGGCGGGTCCTGCAGGTCGCTGTCCATCACGATCACGGCGTCGGCGTCGGCGACGTCGAGCCCGGCCGTGACGGCGATCTGATGCCCGTAGTTGCGGGCGAGGGAGTACACCGACACGCGGGGATCGCGTGCGCGCAGGTCGCGGAGGAGCTCGAGCGACCGGTCGCGGCTGCCGTCGTCGACGTAGACGAACTCCACGTCGTAGCGGTCGGCGAGGGTCGCGGCGACCGCCGTCAGCCGCTCGTGGAGGAGGGGGATGTTGCCCTCCTCGTTGTGGATCGGCAGCACGTAGGCGATGCGACGACGGCTCATCCCATCCTCCGCTTCAGGACGCGGTACGAGACGCGCCGAGCCTGGGCCATGAGACCGGCGCGGATGTCGCCCATCCGCCGGTCGGCCTCGCTCACGATGTCGGGGTGCTCGGCGCGCAGCCATGCGCTGAAGCGCCGCGCTTCGGCGGTCTGCGCATCGACGAGCGCGACCGACCACTGGCCGTCGCTCATCCGGAACGTGGCGCCCACCTCCAGGTCGGGCGTGAAGCCGCCGCCGACGAGCACGCGCGCGTAGCTGGCGAGGTCGATGAAATACGAGAAGTCCTCGTGCCATCCGCCCGCGGCCGCGAGCGCCTCGCGGCGCATCATCACCGAGGCGGGCTCGCCGAGGAGGTTCCGCCCGGCGCGGACGGTGCGGCGCAGGGCGTCGGCGCCCGACATCGCGCGGCCGAGGCCGGTGAGGCCCCACCCGCCCATGACGACCTTGCCGGAGGCGTCGACGATGTCGCGCTTCGATGCCGTGAGGACGGCGCCGGTCTCCTCGAGGAGCCGCGCCTGGCGGGCCAGCACGCCGGGCCGCAGCACGTCGTCGCCGCACACGAGCTTGACGTAGGCGCCGGTGGCCGCATCGGTCACGCGGTTCCAGTTGCGCACCGCGCCGCCGCCGCCCTCCGTGCGCAGCAGCGTCACGCGGGGGTCGGGGTCGAAGGCCTGCATGACCTCCCACGTGTCGTCGGCCGATGCGTGGTCGGCGACGATCAGCTCGAGGTCCTCGACCTGCTGATCGAGCACCGAGCGGAGCGTCTCCGCCAGCGTGCGGGCGTTGTTGTACGCGGGCACGACCACGCTGATGCGCGGCGTCGTCATGGGGTGTCCTCCTGCTTGCGATGGAACGAGAAGCGGCTGTGGCCGAACCAGCTGACGACGGCGATCACGAACGTGAAGAGGAACTGCGCGACGATCTCGTGCCATCCGAGCCAGATCTTCAGCGGCGGCACCACGACGAGGTTGAGCACGAACGTGCCGAGGTACACGAGCTGGAAGCGGAAGAAGTCCAGCCACAGGTGCCCGCGCACGCGGAAGACGAGCCTGCGGTAGAAGACGAAGGCGCTCAGCGTGCTCGTGATCTGCGCGCACACGATGACGGCGAACACCGTCCAGTCGGCGTCCGGCCATCCGCGTCGGAACAGGAACGAGAACAGCACGAACCAGGCGAAGCCGATGGCGGTGTTGATCGCGCCGACGAAGAGGAAGGCGACGCGGCGGTCGCGGAAGAGGCGCAGCAGCGGGCCGTCCGGCCCGCTCATCCCGGCGACGGCCTCGGTCTCGGCGGGGGTTCCTGGTTCGCTCATGTGCCGCATCAGGATACGCGAGGGGCTTGCACGTAGACTCTCCGAGGCCGCGACAGCGCGCCAGGGCCCTTCCCCTTGAGAGAAAGAGCACCCCGCATGGATCTCCTCGTCGTCGGCTCCGGCTTCTTCGGACTCACCATCGCCGAGCGCGCTGCAGACGCCGGCCGCAAGGTCACCGTCATCGACCGCCGCCACCACATCGGCGGCAACGCGTACTCGGAGAACGAGCCCGAGACGGGCATCGAGGTGCACCGCTACGGCGCGCACCTCTTCCACACCTCGAACGAG encodes:
- a CDS encoding GtrA family protein; amino-acid sequence: MSEPGTPAETEAVAGMSGPDGPLLRLFRDRRVAFLFVGAINTAIGFAWFVLFSFLFRRGWPDADWTVFAVIVCAQITSTLSAFVFYRRLVFRVRGHLWLDFFRFQLVYLGTFVLNLVVVPPLKIWLGWHEIVAQFLFTFVIAVVSWFGHSRFSFHRKQEDTP
- a CDS encoding glycosyltransferase family 2 protein; this encodes MSRRRIAYVLPIHNEEGNIPLLHERLTAVAATLADRYDVEFVYVDDGSRDRSLELLRDLRARDPRVSVYSLARNYGHQIAVTAGLDVADADAVIVMDSDLQDPPEVSLELVARWEDGVDVAYAQRRTRDDGLFKRTTAHGFYWLLSHLANVDIPRDTGDFRLMDRRVVAELRKHPEHNRFIRGLVASIGFRQEAVLFDRDARHAGETGYPLRKMLKLAGDGIFGFSTAPLKLISRVGGTMAIIALLWTIYLVVARLVSPGSVIEGWTYLAAGMFLLGGIQMLMLGVLGSYLGRIYVEVQGRPLYAFAVAETGPPER
- a CDS encoding glycosyltransferase family 2 protein, which gives rise to MTTPRISVVVPAYNNARTLAETLRSVLDQQVEDLELIVADHASADDTWEVMQAFDPDPRVTLLRTEGGGGAVRNWNRVTDAATGAYVKLVCGDDVLRPGVLARQARLLEETGAVLTASKRDIVDASGKVVMGGWGLTGLGRAMSGADALRRTVRAGRNLLGEPASVMMRREALAAAGGWHEDFSYFIDLASYARVLVGGGFTPDLEVGATFRMSDGQWSVALVDAQTAEARRFSAWLRAEHPDIVSEADRRMGDIRAGLMAQARRVSYRVLKRRMG
- the rfbA gene encoding glucose-1-phosphate thymidylyltransferase RfbA produces the protein MKGIILAGGSGTRLHPVTLGTSKQLVPVYDKPMVYYPLSTLMLAGVREILVITTPHDAASFERLLGDGSQFGVQITFAVQPSPDGLAQAFTIGADFIGDDSVALVLGDNLLYGPGLGTQLKRYEDVDGGAVFAYWVAEPSAYGVVEFDRDGRAVSLEEKPADPKSNYAIPGLYFYDNDVVEIARNLKPSPRGELEITDVNAAYLERGKLQVEVLPRGTAWLDTGTFDQMTDAADYVRTIERRTGLKIGCPEEIGWRQGFLSDDELRERAEKLVKSGYGTYLLEVLERGK